Below is a genomic region from Neorhizobium galegae.
CCCTGAGGTCGAGGCGGAATTTCCGCCAAGCGCAACGCTCGAAGGGGCGGTCTCCGATGCGCTGGCGTCTGCCGGCGGTATCGATGCAAGCGACGTCGCCGTCATCGCCAGTGGATCCGAGATCACGTTGAGCGGGACAGTCCAATTGGAAAGCGAGATTGCTCGAGCCGAGGAGGTTGCACTCGGCGTCGCCGGAGTGGCCACCGTGCGCAACGGACTCCGTTTTACCCGCCCGCGGTGACCTCCCGACACCGATGATGAACGAAAAAGGCCCCGGGCGTCGGACGCTCGGGGCCTTTTTGTTCGGGCCTGCCTTATCGCGGCAGCGCGTAGGCGATTACGTAGTCACCGGGCTTGGTGCCGACCGAACCGTGTCCGCCGGCCACCATCACCACGAACTGGCGGCCGTCGTCGACCGCATAGGTCATCGGCGTCGCCTGGCCTCCGGCCGGCAGCCGCGCCTTCCAGAGTTCGCGACCGTTGGTGAGGTTGTAGGCACGCAGGTAGTTGTCGACCGCAGCGCCGAGGAACGCCACGCCGCCCTTGGTGATCATCGGCCCGCCGATGCCGGGAACACCGAGCTTGAAGGGCAGCGGCAGCGGCGTCATGTCATAGACCGTGCCATTGCGGTGTTTGTAGGCGATCTGGCCGGTCCTGAGGTCGACGCCCGAGACGTAGCCCCACGGCGGCGCCTGGCAGGGAATCTGCAGCGGTCCGAGGAACGGCCCCATGAAGACGCCATATGGCGCGCCCTCGTTGCGATTGAGGCCCTGCTCGCTGGCTTTTTCGTCCTGGCCTTTGGGCGGAATATCCGCGCGCGGCACCAGCCTCGAGGTGAAGGCGAGATAGGTCGGCATGCCGAACATCACCTGCCGTTCCGGATCGACCGCGACGCTGCCCCAGTTGAACGTGCCAAAATTGCCGGGATAGACGATCGTCCCCTTGAGCGACGGCGGGGTGTATCGGCCGAGATAGTTGTACTGGTGGTACCAGATGCGGCAAACCATCTGGTCGAACATTGTGAT
It encodes:
- a CDS encoding BON domain-containing protein codes for the protein MVFKHQHFHETSPEVEAEFPPSATLEGAVSDALASAGGIDASDVAVIASGSEITLSGTVQLESEIARAEEVALGVAGVATVRNGLRFTRPR